DNA from Prionailurus bengalensis isolate Pbe53 chromosome X, Fcat_Pben_1.1_paternal_pri, whole genome shotgun sequence:
CTGATTTCGGCTACAGACATTCAATACTCTGGCAGTCTGCTGAACTCCTTGAATGAGCAGCGTGGCCGTGGACTCTTCTGTGATGTTACCGTCATCGTGGAAGACCGAAAATTCCGGGCCCACAGGAATATTCTCTCAGCTTCTAGTACTTACTTCCATCAGCTCTTCTCGGTTGCTGGGCAAGTTGTTGAACTGAGCTTTATAAGAGCAGAGATCTTTGCAGAAATTCTCAATTATATCTATAGTTCTAAAATCGTTCGTGTTAGATCAGATTTACTTGATGAGCTGATTAAATCAGGACAGTTGTTAGGGGTTAAATTTATAGCAGAGCTTGGTGTCCCATTGTCACAGGTTAAAAGCATCTCAGGTACAGCTCAGGATGGTAATGCAGAGACCTTACCACCTGGTTCTGGTGACAAGAACCTTGAAATGCCAAAATCAAAAGATGAAGCCCAAGATAACGGGGCCACTATAATGCCTATTATAACAGAGTCTTTTTCCTTATCTGCTGAAGATTATGAGACAAAAAAGATTATTGTTACCGATTCAGACGATGATGACGATGATGTCATTTTCTGCTCTGAGATTCTGCCCGCAAAGGAGACTTTGCCGAGTACCAATGCAGTGACACAGGTCCAGCCTAACCCAGGTTCCGTTGCTATTTCAGATGTTGCTCCTGGTGCTAGTAATAACTCTCCCCCTTTACCAAATGTCACACCTACTCAGAAACTTCCTACTGCTGTGAATCAGGCAACTCTGAGCCAGACACAAGGAAGTGAAAAATTGCTGGTGTCTTCAGCCCCGACACATCTGACTCCCAACATTATTCTGTTAAATCAGACACCACTTACTACACCACCAAATGTCAGTTCTTCACTTCCAAATCATATGTCTCCTTCGATCAATTTACTTGTGCAGAATCCGCAGACACCAAACAGTGCTATTTTAACAGGAAGCAAGGCcaatgaagaggaggaggaggaaattatagatgatgatgatgacactATTAGCTCCAGTCCAGATTCGGCCGTCAGTAACACATCTTTGGTCCCACAGGCTGAAATCCCCCCGAATGCCACTTTTGATGGACCATTGATACAGAAGATGCAGGTTCCTACACTTCTGCAAGAGCcactttctaattctttaaagATTTCAGATATAATTACCAGAAACACTAACGATGCAGGTTTAGGATCAAAGCATCTAATGGAGGGTCAGAAGATCATTACTTTAGATACAGCCACTGAGATTGAAGGCTTGTCAACGGGTTGCAAGGTTTATGCAAATATCGGTGAAGATACTTATGACATAGTGATCCCAGTCAAAGATGACCCTGATGAAGGGGAGGCCAGACTTGAGAATGAGATACCAAAAACATCTAGCGGTGAGACGGCAAACAAGCGTATGAAAGTAAAACACGATGATCACTATGAGTTAATAGTAGATGGGAGGGTCTATTATATCTGTATTGTGTGCAAGAGGTCCTATGTCTGTCTGACAAGCTTGCGGAGACATTTTAACATTCATTCTTGGGAGAAGAAGTATCCTTGCCGTTACTGTGAGAAGGTATTTCCTCTGGCAGAATATCGCACAAAACATGAAATCCATCACACGGGGGAGCGAAGGTATCAGTGTTTGGCCTGTGGCAAATCTTTCATCAACTATCAGTTTATGTCTTCACACATAAAGTCAGTTCATAGTCAGGACCCTTCCGGGGACGCAAAGCTTTATCGTTTACATCCGTGCAGGTCCTTACAGATCAGACAATATGCGTATCTTTCTGATAGGTCAGGCTCTATGCCTGTAATGAAGGATGATGGTATTGGGTATAAGGTTGATGATGGGAAAGAACCTGCCGTAGGGGCCGCATCTACTCCTCAGAACAAGCCAATGACCTGGGAAGATATTTTTATTCAGCAggaaaatgattccatttttaaacaGAATGTAACAGATGGCAGTACTGAGTTTGAATTTATAATACCTGAATCTTACTGAATTTGGAAGTATCAGAAACTCTGGTTTGCATTAAGGGGCAAGGGTTTCAGAAAACCTGTAACACAAATTAAGGTGAAAACGAGTTAATTTGATCTGCCACGCCATCTGAAGGCAGTCTACTTGGAttatttgttgataatttttagAAGCAAATCGTTCCGAAAGTTTGAGTAGAGATTGAGAAGTTTCCCCCCCTCCCAAGTATCTGTTTATATAGTTCTCTTTCAGCTCATTTTTAAGAGGCAAACAACAAAAGCTTGGAGAGATAGTTTCCTGAATAGAATTTTAAAGCAGTCtgaatgttctttaaaaataactggaGTTATTAGCTTACCCTAGTATATCTTCCAACGTTCCCCTTCCATGTTAGCAC
Protein-coding regions in this window:
- the ZBTB33 gene encoding transcriptional regulator Kaiso — protein: MESRKLISATDIQYSGSLLNSLNEQRGRGLFCDVTVIVEDRKFRAHRNILSASSTYFHQLFSVAGQVVELSFIRAEIFAEILNYIYSSKIVRVRSDLLDELIKSGQLLGVKFIAELGVPLSQVKSISGTAQDGNAETLPPGSGDKNLEMPKSKDEAQDNGATIMPIITESFSLSAEDYETKKIIVTDSDDDDDDVIFCSEILPAKETLPSTNAVTQVQPNPGSVAISDVAPGASNNSPPLPNVTPTQKLPTAVNQATLSQTQGSEKLLVSSAPTHLTPNIILLNQTPLTTPPNVSSSLPNHMSPSINLLVQNPQTPNSAILTGSKANEEEEEEIIDDDDDTISSSPDSAVSNTSLVPQAEIPPNATFDGPLIQKMQVPTLLQEPLSNSLKISDIITRNTNDAGLGSKHLMEGQKIITLDTATEIEGLSTGCKVYANIGEDTYDIVIPVKDDPDEGEARLENEIPKTSSGETANKRMKVKHDDHYELIVDGRVYYICIVCKRSYVCLTSLRRHFNIHSWEKKYPCRYCEKVFPLAEYRTKHEIHHTGERRYQCLACGKSFINYQFMSSHIKSVHSQDPSGDAKLYRLHPCRSLQIRQYAYLSDRSGSMPVMKDDGIGYKVDDGKEPAVGAASTPQNKPMTWEDIFIQQENDSIFKQNVTDGSTEFEFIIPESY